The Aliidongia dinghuensis genome includes the window TCACCCGGAAAATCTCGCGGGAGCGAAACGTCAGGCCGCCCCGCCGCCACCGCCCTTCGGACGAACTAACCATCTGATCGATCGGCCCCTACACCAGCTTGCGGTCTCGCCCGGACAGCAGATCGAGACCTCGCATCGCGGATTTCTTGTCGCTGCCTTTCGGGCTGGTACCGTATCTAGAACACCGATGATTCCAGCAGATCGCCTTCCGACATGCGGTCTACAGCAGCCCAATTCCGCGTCACGCTGAACGAGATCCGCTCCATGACCGCATATTCACCGTTCGACCGAGATCTGAAAGACCTGGAAGCGAGACACCTCGAAGCCCTCCGACAGACGGCCGAAGGCTGGTACATCGAATACAAACGCGAGGTGCCGAATGCTGCCTCCATCGCGAAATCGATTTCGGCATTCGCCAACACCTATGGCGGATGGGTTTTCTACGGCGTCGAGGAGAAGTCCGGAGAGGATGAGGTAGCAGGTGCGTTTCCGGGCGTGCCGCGTTCCGACGTTGACGCGAGCCTTCAGCGCATCCGCCAAGCGATTGCGGGACACTTGAACCCCTCGCCGCATTTCGATGTGAAGGCGCTTTGGGGGCCATGTGATGACATCGGACTGCTGGCCGACCGGGCCGTGATCTGCATCCAGGTGCCCTGGGGTCCAAACGCTCCTCACGTCCACAAGAGTGGTCAAATCTATCGCCGCGTCGCTGCCGGATCTGAGCCTAAACCCGAGAACGACCGTTTCGTTTTGGATCAGCTGTTTCGGCGCGCTGACGACCTGCGCGAGCAGTATCGAGATTGGGTAAATGACGACCCGGAGTTATCGACCGGAGAGAAAGAACGGCCTTACATCCGGCTTATGCTGACCGCTGACCTCTGGCGTGATCGCGGAGCTTGGAGCTATGTCGAGGTCAACGAAGTTCGTGAGATTATGCAGCAGACGCAGGGGATATTTGGCGGAATCTCGTTCGACACCGTCTACACAACAAATGTCGGCTTCGTCGGCCGACAGGTCCGAAACAATAACCCATTCGATTTCGGGCTAACTTGGAGCTTAAGGGGCGCAACGTCGATCAGTGATATCGTCATCCCACTTCATTTCTATACACCCGACCAGGTGAGTGCTTTACCCGACGCAATGGATGGCTATGAGCACATCGATCGTTTCGCGGGGCTGCTACAGCGAAGTGGACACGCAAGCCCTCGGGTTGTTGATCTCAACCACCTCTTCCTCGTGCTTCTCTGCATAGTCGAGATCCAACGGCGGCTGCTGACCAGGGCAGGTTGGACGCAAAGCTATTTTGCAAAAGCGCGACTGCTCAACGTATGGCGTACCATTCCGTTTCTGGATGTCGCCCCCGTGCTGGACCTGTTTGAACAGCACGGGATTCCTATGGGCCTTGCCAACACCGTCACCTCCCCAAGTGGATCGACGCCAGAATCATTTGCAGAGATCGATCCGTTCGCTCAGCACGAACTGGAACCGACAAAGGTTTTACTCCAAGCCGTTTTATTATTTCTTCCGATAGCGCGAGCCTACGGAATTCCGCAGTGGATCGAGTACGGCCCCGGAGAAACCGCCGCAATGTACTATGAGCAGCTTATTCAGGCCGGCAACCGCGCAACGGAGGCACAACGGCGCCGTTTGGAACGCGCACGGAGAATCTGACGTTCAAGCGATACGCAGATCTAAAACTGGTTCCCGCGCCGCCTGAAACGCGCTTCAGTCATCACCTTTTTCCTGAGTCGTCCATGATCAATCGTCTACCGATTGATCATGGACGACTCGTCAGGCCCTCACTTGACTACCGCCCCCGGTTCGAGAGCAGCAATTGGATCACGCCCGCCATGATCTGACGCTCGGTGGCGCTCAGAAGCTTCGCCAGCTCTGAAATATCCTCGACTGACACCGCCTTCGCCGGCTCGGTCGATCCCGCCGTATCGGAGTGGAAAAGCTCAACGACATCGACGCCAAAATGCTTTGCGAACAGGCCGAGCATAGTGACGCTCGGGACGGTCGCCCCATTTTCCACTCTCGAAATTGTTTCCGCCGATTTTCCAACGAGTGACGCCAAGCGGACTTGGCTAAGGCCACGTGCTTCGCGCAGTTCGCGGATACGGCTCCCCACCCTGAGGCCGATTTCGCTCGTCATTGGGGCATAGTGGCGCGAATGGTCCGTCGGCTCCAATGACGTAATATGCCGTATATTTCTTGACTCTATATGTGGGCAGCAGATAAGCCTGATTTCCGAAGGCGAGCGACCGATCCCCCATCATCCACGCAACCTCGCAAAGCCTTCTGTTTCCAATTTCCCGCGCGCCGGACATGAGAAAACTCGCCGCTGGAGTTCTCTAAAACCGCAAGGGTCCAGCCG containing:
- a CDS encoding AlbA family DNA-binding domain-containing protein, whose product is MTAYSPFDRDLKDLEARHLEALRQTAEGWYIEYKREVPNAASIAKSISAFANTYGGWVFYGVEEKSGEDEVAGAFPGVPRSDVDASLQRIRQAIAGHLNPSPHFDVKALWGPCDDIGLLADRAVICIQVPWGPNAPHVHKSGQIYRRVAAGSEPKPENDRFVLDQLFRRADDLREQYRDWVNDDPELSTGEKERPYIRLMLTADLWRDRGAWSYVEVNEVREIMQQTQGIFGGISFDTVYTTNVGFVGRQVRNNNPFDFGLTWSLRGATSISDIVIPLHFYTPDQVSALPDAMDGYEHIDRFAGLLQRSGHASPRVVDLNHLFLVLLCIVEIQRRLLTRAGWTQSYFAKARLLNVWRTIPFLDVAPVLDLFEQHGIPMGLANTVTSPSGSTPESFAEIDPFAQHELEPTKVLLQAVLLFLPIARAYGIPQWIEYGPGETAAMYYEQLIQAGNRATEAQRRRLERARRI
- a CDS encoding helix-turn-helix domain-containing protein; the protein is MTSEIGLRVGSRIRELREARGLSQVRLASLVGKSAETISRVENGATVPSVTMLGLFAKHFGVDVVELFHSDTAGSTEPAKAVSVEDISELAKLLSATERQIMAGVIQLLLSNRGR